One part of the Streptomyces lydicus genome encodes these proteins:
- a CDS encoding exonuclease domain-containing protein: MSWHQELLVSFDLETTGTDVEQDRIVTAAVIRLEGDGRAAGQQTWLLDPGVPIPEEAAAIHGISTAYVQEHGRPPATAIDEITEALAEALRADIPLVVMNARYDLSLLDRECRRHGVRTLSERLGREPAPVIDPLVLDKHVDRYRKGKRALQALCGHYGVRLEGAHEAGADAAAAAGVARRIGAAYPAVAIPSPRALHALQEQAAAEQAASFQAYLRRSGDPEARVEPAWPLIPYQAGS, encoded by the coding sequence ATGAGCTGGCATCAGGAGCTGCTGGTCAGTTTCGACCTGGAGACCACGGGCACCGACGTCGAGCAGGACCGCATCGTCACCGCCGCCGTGATCCGGCTGGAGGGGGACGGCCGGGCGGCCGGGCAGCAGACCTGGCTGCTGGACCCAGGGGTGCCGATACCCGAGGAAGCTGCGGCGATTCACGGCATTTCGACCGCATATGTCCAGGAGCACGGCCGACCGCCCGCGACGGCGATAGACGAGATCACCGAGGCGCTGGCCGAGGCACTGCGCGCGGACATACCGCTGGTGGTGATGAACGCCCGGTACGACCTCTCGCTCCTGGACCGTGAGTGCCGGCGGCACGGCGTGCGGACCCTGAGCGAGCGGCTGGGGCGGGAGCCGGCGCCGGTCATCGATCCGCTCGTGCTCGACAAGCACGTGGACCGCTACCGCAAGGGCAAGCGCGCACTCCAGGCGCTGTGCGGACACTACGGCGTACGGCTGGAGGGCGCCCATGAGGCGGGCGCCGACGCGGCGGCCGCGGCCGGTGTCGCCCGGCGGATCGGGGCCGCGTACCCCGCGGTCGCGATTCCCTCCCCCCGCGCCCTGCACGCCCTGCAGGAGCAGGCGGCCGCCGAACAAGCCGCTTCGTTCCAGGCGTATTTGCGGCGCTCCGGGGACCCGGAGGCGAGAGTCGAGCCGGCCTGGCCGCTGATTCCGTACCAGGCCGGATCCTGA
- a CDS encoding TetR/AcrR family transcriptional regulator codes for MNAHAEEAAQHREPAEPPQDTGLRARLVQAGVELVGREGVQALSLREIARRAGVSHGAPRRYFPTHLSLLSAIARQGFADLAARVTAVLDAGRPDPRAGLMTLARLYLDFARTNRGMYELMFRHDLLESNQLGLRETSLPLFTVLVDLVRQVEPRTEAPPPVIAGTLWANLHGIAQLWEWGSLQLATGADDVEPLLRATLDAHLGPEGR; via the coding sequence ATGAACGCACACGCGGAAGAAGCCGCGCAGCACCGCGAGCCGGCGGAACCACCCCAGGACACCGGCCTGCGCGCCCGGTTGGTCCAGGCCGGCGTCGAACTGGTCGGCAGGGAAGGCGTGCAGGCGCTGTCCCTGCGCGAGATCGCCCGCCGCGCCGGGGTCTCGCACGGCGCGCCGCGCCGCTACTTCCCGACCCACCTGTCGCTGCTCTCCGCCATCGCCCGCCAGGGCTTCGCCGACCTGGCCGCCCGGGTCACCGCGGTGCTCGACGCCGGCCGGCCGGATCCCCGCGCCGGGCTCATGACCCTGGCGCGGCTCTACCTGGACTTCGCGCGGACCAACCGCGGAATGTACGAGCTGATGTTCCGTCACGACCTGCTGGAGAGCAATCAGCTCGGCCTGCGGGAGACCAGCCTGCCGCTCTTCACCGTGCTCGTGGACCTCGTCCGCCAAGTGGAGCCGCGAACCGAGGCGCCGCCCCCGGTGATCGCGGGCACGCTGTGGGCGAACCTGCACGGCATCGCCCAGCTCTGGGAATGGGGCAGCCTCCAGCTCGCCACCGGAGCCGACGACGTCGAACCGCTGCTGCGCGCCACCCTGGACGCGCACCTGGGACCGGAGGGCCGGTGA
- a CDS encoding ABC transporter substrate-binding protein, with translation MRDGNEATAPGRWNRRGLLAAAAALPAAALLPGCSGERRRRSSGGRITLRFQSLAWQRDSLKANEQLVAEWNAHHPDIQVRYVQGAWATVHDQLLTSFEGGEAPDIIHDASDDLADFAYGGDLADLTALLPARLRQDIPRHSWETATFNGRVYGVPFLQEPRVLIANRAKLRRSGVRLPTPERPWTWEEFAEAARRLTRGSDYGVAWPLKEPVSATLNLALSTGGRLFHRRPDGKVEVRFDAVDQVVPRTIHDQVNVDRSASRTTLGMGGADTLPGFFAGRYAMVPLGFSYRQQIVQQAPEGFDWTVLPAPRGTSTAQGVSPQTLSIAEDCPHKEEAMAFIDFLLRPPNMVRLALGDWLLPTGQEALRDPALRVAKHDWATGTALAGSLRSAPAQSVRGYPEWKDKIATPGLQEYYSGAIGLAALRKRVVRDGNLVLARYQR, from the coding sequence ATGCGGGACGGGAACGAAGCGACGGCACCGGGGCGTTGGAACCGTCGGGGACTGCTCGCGGCCGCCGCCGCGCTGCCCGCCGCGGCCCTGCTGCCGGGCTGCTCCGGGGAGCGCCGGCGCCGCTCGTCCGGCGGCCGGATCACCCTGCGTTTCCAGTCGCTGGCCTGGCAGCGGGACTCCCTCAAGGCGAACGAACAGCTGGTCGCCGAGTGGAACGCCCACCACCCCGACATCCAGGTGCGCTACGTACAGGGGGCCTGGGCCACCGTCCACGACCAGCTGCTGACGTCCTTCGAGGGCGGCGAGGCACCCGACATCATCCACGACGCCTCCGACGACCTCGCGGACTTCGCCTACGGCGGCGATCTCGCCGACCTCACCGCCCTGCTGCCGGCGCGCCTGCGGCAGGACATCCCGCGGCACAGCTGGGAGACCGCCACCTTCAACGGTCGCGTGTACGGCGTCCCGTTCCTCCAGGAACCACGGGTGCTGATCGCCAACCGCGCCAAACTGCGGCGCTCCGGCGTCCGCCTCCCCACCCCCGAACGCCCCTGGACCTGGGAGGAGTTCGCGGAGGCCGCCAGGCGCCTGACGCGTGGCTCCGACTACGGCGTCGCCTGGCCGCTCAAGGAGCCGGTCTCGGCCACCCTCAACCTCGCACTGTCCACCGGCGGCCGGCTCTTCCACCGCCGCCCGGACGGCAAGGTGGAGGTCCGCTTCGACGCCGTCGACCAGGTGGTGCCGCGCACCATCCACGACCAGGTGAACGTCGACCGCAGCGCCTCGCGCACGACTCTCGGCATGGGCGGTGCCGACACGCTCCCGGGCTTCTTCGCCGGACGCTACGCGATGGTGCCGCTGGGGTTCTCGTACCGTCAGCAGATCGTCCAGCAGGCGCCCGAGGGGTTCGACTGGACGGTGCTGCCCGCGCCCCGGGGCACCTCGACAGCGCAGGGAGTGAGCCCGCAGACCCTCTCGATCGCCGAGGACTGCCCGCACAAGGAGGAAGCGATGGCCTTCATCGACTTCCTCCTCCGGCCGCCGAACATGGTCCGGCTCGCCCTGGGGGACTGGCTGCTGCCGACGGGTCAGGAGGCGCTGCGGGACCCCGCGCTGCGGGTGGCGAAGCACGACTGGGCGACGGGCACGGCGCTCGCCGGGTCGCTGCGCTCGGCTCCGGCCCAGTCCGTGCGGGGCTACCCGGAGTGGAAGGACAAGATCGCGACCCCCGGTCTGCAGGAGTACTACAGCGGGGCCATCGGTCTGGCCGCCTTGCGCAAGCGGGTGGTCCGGGACGGCAATCTGGTGCTGGCGCGCTACCAGCGCTGA
- a CDS encoding aminoglycoside phosphotransferase family protein, with protein sequence MTEPSPVAFTEARARDVLAAAGRPDAAADARLLSLGENAVFALGDGGPVVRVGRSAELLERAERELRVARWLAAEGVPAVRAAEPGATLVDGHPVTYWERLPEAVRPAGPHDLAALLKLVHTLPEPPFALPRRELLGGVERWLRLAGDAVPSSDAEYLRGRRDAFASAATALEPHLPRGPIHGDALTRNVHVGPDGPVLVDLETFSSDLREHDLVVMALSRDRYGLAPDAYDAFVSVYGWDVRDWEGCAVLRGSRETASCAWVSQHAPGNPAARDEFRRRIASLREKDATVRWYPF encoded by the coding sequence ATGACCGAACCGAGCCCCGTCGCCTTCACGGAGGCGCGCGCCCGGGACGTGCTGGCCGCGGCCGGGCGGCCGGACGCGGCAGCCGACGCCCGGCTGCTCTCGCTCGGCGAGAACGCCGTCTTCGCCCTCGGCGACGGCGGCCCGGTCGTACGGGTGGGCCGCAGCGCCGAACTCCTGGAGCGCGCCGAGCGCGAACTCCGCGTGGCCCGCTGGCTGGCGGCCGAGGGCGTGCCGGCCGTTCGGGCCGCGGAGCCCGGCGCGACGCTGGTCGACGGGCATCCCGTGACCTACTGGGAGCGGCTGCCGGAGGCCGTCCGGCCCGCCGGGCCGCACGATCTCGCCGCGCTGCTGAAGCTGGTGCACACCCTGCCGGAGCCGCCGTTCGCCCTTCCCCGGCGCGAGCTGCTCGGTGGCGTGGAGCGCTGGCTGCGGCTGGCGGGCGACGCCGTCCCGTCCTCGGACGCGGAGTATCTGCGCGGCCGGCGGGACGCCTTCGCCTCGGCCGCCACGGCCCTGGAGCCGCATCTGCCCCGCGGTCCGATCCACGGCGACGCGCTGACCCGCAACGTGCATGTCGGGCCCGACGGGCCGGTGCTGGTGGACCTGGAGACCTTCTCCTCCGATCTGCGTGAGCACGACCTGGTCGTGATGGCGCTGAGCCGGGACCGCTACGGCCTGGCCCCGGACGCCTACGACGCCTTCGTGTCGGTCTACGGATGGGACGTACGGGACTGGGAGGGCTGCGCCGTGCTGCGCGGGTCCCGGGAGACGGCGAGCTGCGCCTGGGTGTCGCAGCACGCGCCCGGCAACCCGGCGGCGCGAGACGAATTCCGGCGCCGGATCGCCTCCCTGCGGGAGAAGGACGCGACGGTGCGGTGGTACCCCTTCTGA
- a CDS encoding carbohydrate ABC transporter permease — translation MSGTERPAGGRRAEAGRRTGRPGGARRAATRTGQYTALLAYLLFLAFPFLWLVSTAFKPPRELGSLHPTWIPEAPTLENFRLAFEQQPLLAAAGNSLLAAAASALVAIALATPMAYILARYRGRLSRAATGWVVVSQAFPLVLVIIPLFLILKGLHLVDSRTGLIMVYVVWSLPFALWMLTGYVRAVPPELEEAAAVDGAGRVRTLVSVTAPLLAPGIAATALFAFVTAWNEFFFALVLLKSPEKQTLPVVLTHFIGTEGVADLGPLAAAALLATLPSLLVFAVIQRRITGGMLAGAVKS, via the coding sequence GTGAGCGGCACCGAGAGGCCGGCCGGCGGGAGGCGTGCGGAGGCCGGGCGCCGGACGGGGCGCCCCGGCGGCGCGCGACGCGCCGCCACCCGCACCGGCCAGTACACCGCGCTGCTGGCCTACCTCCTCTTCCTCGCCTTCCCCTTCCTCTGGCTGGTCTCCACCGCCTTCAAGCCGCCGCGCGAGCTGGGCAGTCTGCACCCCACCTGGATACCGGAGGCGCCGACCCTGGAGAACTTCCGGCTGGCCTTCGAGCAGCAGCCGCTGCTGGCCGCCGCCGGCAACAGCCTGCTGGCCGCGGCGGCGTCCGCGCTGGTCGCGATCGCGCTGGCCACGCCCATGGCGTACATCCTGGCCCGCTACCGCGGCCGGCTATCGCGGGCGGCCACCGGCTGGGTGGTGGTCAGCCAGGCGTTCCCGCTGGTGCTGGTGATCATCCCGCTGTTCCTGATCCTCAAGGGGCTGCACCTGGTGGACTCCCGGACCGGCCTGATCATGGTCTACGTCGTCTGGTCGCTGCCGTTCGCGCTGTGGATGCTGACCGGCTATGTCCGGGCGGTGCCACCGGAGTTGGAGGAGGCCGCGGCCGTGGACGGTGCCGGACGGGTCCGTACGCTCGTCTCGGTCACCGCGCCGCTGCTCGCGCCGGGCATCGCCGCCACCGCGCTGTTCGCCTTCGTCACCGCCTGGAACGAGTTCTTCTTCGCCCTGGTCCTGCTGAAATCGCCGGAGAAACAGACGCTGCCGGTCGTGCTGACCCACTTCATCGGAACGGAGGGCGTCGCCGACCTGGGCCCGCTCGCTGCCGCCGCGCTGCTCGCCACCCTCCCCAGCCTGCTGGTCTTCGCCGTCATCCAGCGGCGCATCACCGGCGGGATGCTCGCCGGGGCGGTGAAGAGCTGA
- a CDS encoding S8 family peptidase, with translation MAHKRSSKKRLVTAIAAAVAATGIATVTAVTAGASPAPAEGKIFGAEVKGAVNGSYIVMLKKSVRTAESGDLAAKYGGKVKRKYSSAIDGFSASGLSTEEAKRLAADPAVDKVVQNKKFHIDATQDNPPSWGLDRIDQADTQGDKKYNYPDSAGEGVTAYVIDTGVHISHKDFGGRASYGFNAVDGSNKAEDDNGHGTHVSGTIAGEAHGVAKKAKIVAVKVLDGQGSGTTEQVVAGIDWVTKNHKGPSVANMSLGGGADEALDAAVKKAIDSGVTFGVAAGNESTDAGQGSPARVKEAITVASSTNKDEQSDFSNYGSVVDLYAPGSDITSDWNTGDDATKTISGTSMATPHVVGAAAVYLAGHKDAKPADVEKALTAGATADKITNPSEGTPNKLLKVVE, from the coding sequence ATGGCTCACAAGCGTTCCAGCAAGAAGCGGCTCGTCACGGCGATAGCCGCCGCGGTGGCCGCGACTGGTATCGCCACCGTCACGGCCGTCACCGCGGGTGCCTCACCCGCCCCGGCCGAGGGCAAGATCTTCGGCGCCGAGGTCAAGGGCGCCGTGAACGGCAGCTACATCGTCATGCTGAAGAAGTCGGTCCGTACCGCCGAGAGCGGCGACCTGGCCGCCAAGTACGGCGGCAAGGTGAAGCGGAAGTACTCCTCCGCCATCGACGGCTTCTCGGCGTCCGGTCTGAGCACCGAGGAGGCCAAGCGCCTCGCCGCCGACCCGGCGGTCGACAAGGTCGTGCAGAACAAGAAGTTCCACATCGACGCCACCCAGGACAACCCGCCGTCGTGGGGCCTGGATCGCATCGACCAGGCGGACACGCAGGGCGACAAGAAGTACAACTACCCCGACAGCGCGGGTGAGGGCGTCACTGCGTACGTCATCGACACCGGCGTGCACATCAGCCACAAGGACTTCGGCGGTCGCGCGTCGTACGGCTTCAACGCCGTCGACGGCAGCAACAAGGCCGAGGACGACAACGGCCACGGCACGCACGTCTCCGGCACCATCGCCGGTGAGGCGCACGGCGTCGCCAAGAAGGCCAAGATCGTGGCCGTCAAGGTCCTGGACGGCCAGGGCTCGGGTACCACCGAGCAGGTCGTGGCCGGCATCGACTGGGTCACCAAGAACCACAAGGGCCCGTCGGTCGCCAACATGTCGCTCGGTGGCGGCGCCGACGAGGCGCTCGACGCCGCCGTGAAGAAGGCCATCGACTCCGGTGTCACCTTCGGTGTCGCGGCAGGCAACGAGTCCACCGACGCGGGCCAGGGCTCCCCGGCGCGCGTCAAGGAGGCCATCACCGTGGCCTCCAGCACCAACAAGGACGAGCAGTCCGACTTCTCCAACTACGGCAGCGTGGTGGACCTGTACGCCCCCGGCTCCGACATCACCTCGGACTGGAACACCGGCGACGACGCCACCAAGACCATCTCCGGTACGTCCATGGCCACCCCGCACGTCGTGGGTGCCGCCGCGGTCTACCTGGCCGGCCACAAGGACGCCAAGCCGGCTGACGTGGAGAAGGCGCTGACCGCCGGTGCCACCGCCGACAAGATCACCAACCCGAGTGAGGGCACTCCCAACAAGCTGCTGAAGGTCGTCGAGTAA
- a CDS encoding MFS transporter, whose amino-acid sequence MTLTGEQVTPRRHQRLVLIGSITGAVIVALDGTVLTVAQPTLQRTLHATFAQVQWTSTGYLIAVASLLVFAGRLGDRYGHQRMFALGILGFGAASAGIGLAPGVGWVIALRIAQGVFGALLQPATLGMLRAAYPPDRLGMPLALRTSAIGLAAAAGPLLGGALVTQLGWRAVFFLNVPPALLIGVLALAVRVPPAPLPTPLGRPPTGLDLPGAGLLGITLVCLVHTLVTLPTHGWATTTTVAVLTAVVAFAVFVRHERRTASPLVPPRVAASKAVAASLAILLAASAALFGTLFVSSYYLQNVRHLDPFRCGLQVLPLPLLMVLSAPTSAVLQRRYGPRRTTTVAMILLTLGTLILSQLDAKSSPLEAGTGFLLLGAGFGTVMVTATAVIVRHAPVDNAGVAGGLQQTAMNVGPVLGVATATMLLTYTPTLRSALLPLAASAALGALCATTLPTRSRTPSATPATPTTTR is encoded by the coding sequence GTGACCCTGACCGGAGAGCAGGTGACCCCACGGCGCCACCAGCGGCTCGTCCTCATCGGCAGCATCACCGGCGCCGTGATCGTCGCCCTGGACGGCACCGTGCTGACCGTCGCCCAGCCCACGCTGCAGCGCACCCTGCACGCCACGTTCGCGCAGGTCCAGTGGACCAGTACCGGCTACCTCATCGCCGTGGCCAGCCTGCTCGTCTTCGCCGGCCGCCTCGGTGACCGCTACGGGCACCAGCGCATGTTCGCCCTCGGAATCCTCGGCTTCGGCGCCGCCTCGGCGGGGATCGGCCTGGCCCCCGGTGTCGGCTGGGTCATCGCCCTGCGCATAGCCCAAGGCGTCTTCGGCGCGCTGCTGCAGCCGGCCACCCTCGGGATGCTGCGCGCGGCCTACCCGCCCGACCGCCTCGGCATGCCGCTCGCGCTGCGTACCAGCGCCATCGGTCTCGCGGCCGCGGCAGGCCCGCTTCTCGGCGGCGCACTGGTCACCCAACTGGGCTGGCGCGCGGTCTTCTTCCTCAACGTTCCCCCCGCCCTGCTGATCGGCGTCCTGGCGCTCGCCGTGCGCGTACCGCCGGCACCGCTGCCGACGCCCCTGGGCCGCCCGCCGACCGGCCTCGACCTTCCGGGCGCCGGCCTGCTCGGCATCACCCTGGTGTGCCTCGTGCACACCCTGGTCACGCTGCCCACGCACGGCTGGGCGACCACCACCACGGTGGCCGTGCTCACCGCCGTGGTCGCCTTCGCGGTGTTCGTCCGCCACGAACGCCGCACCGCGAGCCCTCTGGTGCCCCCACGCGTGGCCGCCTCCAAGGCGGTCGCCGCATCCCTGGCCATACTCCTGGCCGCCTCCGCCGCCCTGTTCGGCACGCTCTTCGTCAGCAGCTACTACCTGCAGAACGTCCGGCACCTGGACCCGTTCCGGTGCGGCCTCCAAGTCCTGCCGCTGCCCCTGCTGATGGTGCTGAGCGCCCCCACCTCTGCCGTACTGCAACGCCGGTACGGCCCCCGCCGCACGACCACGGTCGCCATGATCCTCCTGACCCTGGGGACCCTCATCCTCTCCCAACTCGACGCCAAGTCGAGCCCGTTGGAGGCCGGCACCGGCTTCCTCCTCCTGGGCGCCGGGTTCGGCACGGTGATGGTCACCGCCACCGCGGTCATCGTGCGCCACGCCCCCGTGGACAACGCCGGTGTCGCCGGCGGACTCCAGCAGACCGCCATGAACGTCGGCCCCGTCCTGGGCGTCGCCACCGCGACCATGCTGCTCACCTACACCCCGACCCTGCGGTCCGCCCTCCTTCCCCTCGCCGCCTCAGCCGCCCTCGGCGCCCTGTGCGCCACCACCCTCCCCACCCGCTCCCGCACGCCATCCGCCACACCCGCCACACCCACCACGACGCGCTAG
- a CDS encoding carbohydrate ABC transporter permease, with protein sequence MTLTSAPRRSAPAVARAAGPRRDHGAWFLVLPALLPILVLSLGPLLYGIGLAFTDAQSGRTQATGFVGLLNFSDLFRDTLFWDSFRIGLVWAFGVTVPQFFLALGLALLLNLDLRLRWLARALAIIPWAMPEVVVGIMWRLVYHPDAGVLNETLRDLGLSGADGRDWLSGLATALPAVILVGVWAGMPQTTVTLLAGLQNVPGELHEAAAMDGAGAWRRFRAVTWPALRPVALAVTALNFIWNFNSFALVFVLTDGGPGGRTRLPMLFAYEEAFRYGQFGYAAAMGLAMVAVISVLLALYLVGRLKGDDER encoded by the coding sequence GTGACCCTGACGTCCGCTCCGCGGCGCTCGGCTCCGGCCGTCGCCCGCGCCGCCGGGCCCCGGCGCGACCACGGCGCGTGGTTCCTGGTGCTGCCCGCGCTGCTCCCGATCCTGGTGCTGAGCCTGGGGCCGCTGCTGTACGGCATCGGGCTGGCGTTCACCGACGCCCAGTCGGGCCGGACCCAGGCCACCGGGTTCGTGGGGCTGCTGAACTTCTCCGACCTGTTCCGGGACACCCTCTTCTGGGACTCCTTCCGGATCGGCCTGGTCTGGGCCTTCGGTGTCACCGTCCCGCAGTTCTTCCTGGCGCTCGGCCTGGCCCTGCTGCTCAATCTGGATCTGCGGCTGCGCTGGCTGGCCCGCGCGCTGGCGATCATCCCGTGGGCGATGCCGGAGGTGGTGGTCGGCATCATGTGGCGGCTGGTCTACCACCCGGACGCCGGCGTCCTGAACGAGACACTGCGCGACCTCGGTCTGTCCGGCGCCGACGGGCGGGACTGGCTGAGCGGGCTGGCCACCGCCCTGCCCGCGGTCATCCTGGTCGGGGTCTGGGCCGGTATGCCGCAGACCACCGTCACCCTGCTCGCCGGGCTCCAGAACGTCCCCGGCGAACTGCACGAGGCCGCCGCCATGGACGGCGCGGGCGCCTGGCGCCGCTTCCGCGCGGTCACCTGGCCCGCCCTCCGGCCCGTCGCGCTCGCCGTCACCGCGCTCAACTTCATCTGGAATTTCAACTCCTTCGCCCTGGTCTTCGTGCTGACCGACGGCGGCCCCGGCGGGCGGACCAGGCTGCCGATGCTCTTCGCATACGAAGAGGCTTTCCGTTACGGCCAGTTCGGGTACGCCGCGGCGATGGGGCTGGCGATGGTCGCGGTGATCTCCGTCCTGCTGGCCCTCTATCTGGTCGGCCGGCTGAAGGGGGACGACGAACGGTGA
- a CDS encoding glycosyltransferase family 2 protein: MHTITVIVPAHNEEEGLPATLEALARQTVPPDRVLVVDDASTDRTGEVAASHGVTVLRPPRNLGSKARAQNYALPHCTTDLVLAVDADTVLAPDYIETVVPVFRDPAVSVAAGTVRTRHTRTLWERGRSTEYLFGFHWHRPIQARANSPMVCSGCCSVFRRDDLMAFGGFPERTIVEDMDYTWSQQIAGRRAVYVPDAVALAADPEDLTYLRKQVWRWMAGFCQNVRLHLGRLILRKPLLALWVLLALMEILTAPLWWATPFVAAATTDQPPWLTFLWWTGAELLLTTPPLLYAAHRRKLSFAQVLLNIPCVYATKAVNLVYAWKALIVELLLVPLHLARGLTVYEKGRADTPTTRTALAGTG, encoded by the coding sequence ATGCACACCATCACCGTCATCGTGCCTGCTCACAACGAGGAGGAGGGCCTGCCGGCCACGCTGGAAGCTCTCGCCCGGCAGACGGTGCCGCCTGACCGCGTCCTCGTCGTGGACGACGCCTCCACGGACCGCACGGGCGAGGTGGCGGCCTCACACGGCGTGACCGTACTGCGCCCACCCCGCAACCTCGGCAGCAAGGCCAGAGCCCAGAACTACGCCCTTCCGCACTGCACCACCGACCTCGTGCTGGCCGTCGACGCCGACACGGTCCTCGCGCCCGACTACATCGAGACCGTCGTTCCGGTCTTCCGCGACCCGGCCGTCTCGGTCGCGGCAGGCACGGTCCGCACCCGCCACACCCGCACCCTCTGGGAACGCGGCCGCTCCACCGAGTACCTCTTCGGCTTTCACTGGCACCGCCCCATTCAGGCACGCGCCAACAGCCCCATGGTCTGCTCGGGTTGCTGCTCCGTCTTCCGCCGCGACGACCTGATGGCCTTCGGCGGCTTCCCCGAACGCACCATCGTCGAGGACATGGATTACACCTGGTCCCAGCAGATCGCCGGCAGACGCGCGGTCTACGTCCCCGACGCGGTGGCCCTGGCCGCCGACCCGGAAGACCTCACCTACCTCCGCAAACAGGTCTGGCGCTGGATGGCCGGCTTCTGTCAGAACGTCCGGCTCCACCTGGGCCGCCTGATCCTCCGCAAACCCCTGCTCGCGCTCTGGGTCCTGCTCGCCCTCATGGAGATCCTCACCGCGCCCCTCTGGTGGGCGACCCCCTTCGTGGCCGCCGCCACCACCGACCAGCCACCCTGGCTCACCTTCCTCTGGTGGACAGGCGCCGAACTCCTGCTCACGACCCCACCTCTCCTCTACGCCGCCCACCGCCGCAAACTCTCCTTCGCCCAAGTCCTGTTGAACATCCCCTGCGTCTACGCCACCAAGGCCGTCAACCTCGTCTACGCCTGGAAGGCCCTCATCGTGGAACTGCTGCTGGTACCCCTTCATCTGGCCCGAGGTCTGACCGTCTACGAGAAGGGCCGCGCCGACACCCCCACCACCCGAACAGCGCTGGCCGGGACGGGATAA
- a CDS encoding FAD-dependent oxidoreductase produces the protein MPGLPLHVIIIGAGTGGLCLAQGLKRAGVGVAVYERDRTRRDGLQGYRVGIDADGKRALRANLSPELYRTFLTTCAQRPLYGNQMTHEKKFLFSAGPEVLKPEDQPSEDDADESVSRMTLRQVLLTGVEDIVHFDKHFTHYEQHDDGRVTAFFSDGGSATGDLLVGAEGANSPVRRQYLPHAKLVDTGLIGITGKTPLTDETRALLPKEVTEGVTMVHGPKGFMCILHVMRFKWDEDGKPKQGIGSTDAEALRAWPGMLYDNSRDYIMWGLAASEQWLPKDVTRMRGARIQQLVQEKTASWHPDFRRIFSLGDPNSSFPLVIRTSEPINPWTPSNVTLIGDAIHTMTPGRGVGANTALRDARLLTRKLVAAHAGELPLLDAVGQYETTMTSYAWDAVITSRAQMDGHSVMHKGDLIGTLARTGMRTAMRTMNHLPPVKRKIVLAESSFRGAGREDED, from the coding sequence GCGGGCGTCGGCGTCGCGGTGTACGAGCGCGACCGCACCCGCCGCGACGGTCTGCAGGGCTACCGGGTCGGCATCGACGCCGACGGCAAGCGGGCACTGCGGGCCAACCTGTCGCCCGAGCTGTACCGCACCTTTCTCACCACCTGCGCCCAACGGCCCCTCTACGGCAACCAGATGACGCACGAGAAGAAGTTCCTCTTCTCGGCCGGGCCGGAGGTGCTGAAGCCCGAGGACCAGCCGTCGGAGGACGACGCCGACGAGTCGGTGAGCCGTATGACGCTGCGGCAGGTGCTGCTGACCGGGGTGGAGGACATCGTCCACTTCGACAAGCACTTCACCCACTACGAGCAGCACGACGACGGCCGGGTCACCGCGTTCTTCTCGGACGGCGGCTCGGCGACCGGCGACCTCCTCGTGGGCGCCGAGGGGGCCAACTCCCCCGTCCGCCGGCAGTACCTGCCGCACGCCAAGCTGGTCGACACCGGGCTGATCGGCATCACCGGCAAGACGCCGCTCACCGACGAGACCAGGGCCCTACTACCCAAGGAGGTGACGGAGGGCGTCACCATGGTGCACGGCCCCAAGGGGTTCATGTGCATCCTGCACGTGATGCGCTTCAAGTGGGACGAGGACGGCAAGCCGAAGCAGGGCATCGGCAGCACCGACGCGGAGGCACTGCGCGCCTGGCCGGGGATGCTGTACGACAACAGCCGTGACTACATCATGTGGGGGCTCGCGGCCTCGGAGCAGTGGCTACCGAAGGACGTCACGCGGATGCGCGGCGCCCGCATCCAGCAGCTCGTACAGGAGAAGACCGCGTCATGGCACCCCGACTTCCGGCGGATCTTCTCCCTGGGCGACCCGAACAGCAGCTTCCCCCTGGTGATCCGGACGTCCGAGCCGATCAACCCGTGGACGCCGAGCAATGTCACGCTCATCGGCGACGCCATCCACACCATGACGCCGGGCCGCGGGGTGGGCGCCAACACCGCGCTGCGCGACGCCCGACTGCTCACCCGCAAGCTGGTCGCCGCGCATGCCGGGGAACTCCCCCTCCTCGACGCGGTGGGCCAGTACGAGACCACCATGACCTCCTACGCCTGGGACGCCGTCATCACGTCGCGGGCCCAGATGGACGGGCACTCCGTCATGCACAAGGGTGACCTGATCGGCACCCTGGCCCGGACCGGCATGCGCACCGCGATGCGCACGATGAACCATCTGCCCCCGGTCAAGCGCAAGATCGTGCTCGCGGAGAGCTCGTTCCGCGGCGCCGGCCGCGAGGACGAGGACTGA